A portion of the Girardinichthys multiradiatus isolate DD_20200921_A chromosome 23, DD_fGirMul_XY1, whole genome shotgun sequence genome contains these proteins:
- the apool gene encoding MICOS complex subunit MIC27 — translation MAAKVVMVAVPTVLGIASIRVYTVKEAPTDGLVSRDRLNIYTPPSAAAPAKFAQESPGLIERGFTTSRESVLPSLQAVKGACVSVKRGGVNLYHAGEDVYYYLIDPPPGFLPRFGTITLAGLLGMFLARKGSHFKRLAVPLGLMSAGASVCYPAQAVSLLKVTGKKVHAAGRWSSAAVSSLLTTKEPVAREIAGSQLQVSSEPGPESTLTEEASANSSTSDTSAKSFAILETEVESAESVPVSDEPVVTVTTEEESSVAVTAISPKETGAGSSTDSDPVQTEPSRSSEETVENEEASDEKQASDDVSFDTTPAGPIESLELEPVQDKSAAAISADEARPSSEGDIPSVPVVEPVAESKPAEEQSLPAVEEKPTSTAVTLPSPHQPPQQPAAENREEGSGFKPDPTLMDFGQASPEDEDLYSTRS, via the exons ATGGCGGCCAAG GTGGTGATGGTGGCCGTCCCAACAGTGCTGGGAATAGCCTCCATCCGGGTATACACTGTGAAGGAAGCGCCCACAGACGGGCTGGTTTCTCGAGACCGG CTGAACATCTACACACCGCCGTCAGCGGCGGCTCCAGCTAAGTTTGCTCAAGAGAGTCCAGGACTTATTGAGAGAGGGTTTACTACAAGCAGAGAGAGCGTTTTGCCGTCGCTCCAAGCTGTAAAG GGTGCCTGTGTCTCTGTAAAAAGGGGAGGTGTTAATCTTTACCATGCTGGAGAGG ACGTATATTACTACTTGATAGACCCTCCTCCAGGTTTTCTGCCCAGATTTGGCACCATCACCCTGGCTGGCCTGCTGGGCATGTTCTTGGCACGGAAAG GCTCTCATTTCAAGAGGCTAGCGGTTCCTTTGGGCCTGATGAGTGCCGGGGCATCGGTGTGCTACCCAGCCCAAGCAGTGTCATTGCTTAAG GTGACAGGAAAGAAGGTGCATGCTGCAGGGCGGTGGAGCAGCGCTGCAGTGTCGTCACTGCTCACCACCAAGGAACCTGTTGCCAGAGAGATCGCTGGttcacagctgcag GTTTCttcagaaccaggtccagagTCTACACTGACTGAGGAGGCCTCAGCCAACAGTTCCACATCAGACACCTCAGCTAAGAGCTTTGCCATTTTGGAGACAGAAGTGGAATCAGCCGAGTCTGTTCCTGTTTCTGACGAGCCGGTTGTCACTGTCACTACAGAAGAAGAGTCATCAGTAGCGGTCACAGCAATATCTCCTAAAGAGACAGGCGCAG GTTCTTCAACAGATTCTGATCCAGTACAAACAGAGCCGTCTCGTTCCTCGGAAGAAACGGTAGAGAATGAGGAGGCCTCAGATGAAAAACAAGCCTCAGACGATGTTTCCTTTGACACAACGCCAGCCGGTCCAATAGAGAGTTTGGAACTGGAGCCCGTCCAGGACAAGTCTGCTGCAGCCATCTCTGCAGATGAGGCCAGACCTTCTTCTGAAGGAGACATCCCATCAG TACCTGTTGTTGAACCAGTTGCTGAATCTAAGCCAGCTGAGGAGCAATCACTTCCTGCTGTCGAGGAGAAACCAACCTCAACCGCCGTCACGCTGCCATCTCCTCACCAGCCTCCTCAACAACCTGCAGCGGAAAACAGAGAAG AGGGCTCTGGTTTCAAGCCAGACCCCACTCTCATGGACTTCGGCCAGGCCAGCCCTGAGGATGAGGACCTGTACAGCACGCGCAGCTGA